A genomic segment from Oncorhynchus keta strain PuntledgeMale-10-30-2019 chromosome 7, Oket_V2, whole genome shotgun sequence encodes:
- the ankrd50l gene encoding ankyrin repeat domain-containing protein 50, which yields MSGSSHSTSLLRGRRFYCREWALEKLGRCLEARSTPGRPLGVLVTGGPGAGKTALCTEAVWPTSDAGLGLAPRCLGFHFCQREDGRSLAVWRFVLGLVDQLRVSPLLPMGYRDTLDTPLVAPTLEPLHCQRDPDDTFKRAVLLPLLGLTPPGQPLFLVVDSLDSGFEYGAGEGSSSAGAPGRNNSISELLSSHQHLFPSWLLLVCSVRRQNKAVCKMFSGFRKLCLDDLRKPAPVRDVQQYILRRLDQEGALRRQLTPETADMLNLLHIKSGGCFLFLERVLDGVAGALVGLREIRDIPGTLNGLYLWLCQRLFPRCLFLEVRPLLNALLASPRPFTTQEIYTATWTQDMSLSPMDFQSRLKALSTLLIDGPGGSKLLFHASFAEWLTDVKYCTQKYLCSVSEGHTMLAMALTLHAPHLNTEDTCQMGSHLISSGMHKDKPALLALWLLWADVPPLASSSYPSSRASQPPVLVKQEVLQLLMKSGVFPPSCAPDRGPSTGVHCAGQGGTIIRRVLERQDSMRVLLDSGVSVNRTDPTDGRTMLASAAHAGSADVAILLLSRGADPLISDHQGQTPLTLSARQGHVKVLGMLLDWARGQQPEAAVRMVEHADSEGWTALRSAAWGGHTEAVHLLLDAGADVDGCDAEGRSALRAAAWGGHEEILLTLLDYRAQVDMADREGRTPLIAAAYMGHREAVEILLDHCAEVDLADGDGRTALSVASLCVPTAAGVKGYGDVASLLLERGADPGHRDRNGMTPLLLAAYEGHEEVVELLLEAGADVDESAGPHAAAASAAVTPLLAAAAMGHTKTVGRVLFWGATVDSIDGEGRTALSLAAAQGSVEVVRALLDRGLDENHKDDLGWTPLHAAACEGHRGICAILMESGSMARVGEMDIEGRTPLILAAQEGHCGTVRLLLDHRSPIDHRAYDGHSALSAAALEDHAEVVELLMRRGTDTDVRDAEGRPLLYLLVLEGHLDMAALLIEKGGVPLESRDMEGRTALHVATWQGNLEAVGLLVSHGADPNAQDGEGRPPLHSVAWRGHVAPGRLLLEVRGVNVDLACRQQGATALSIAAQEGHANIVAMLLEGGANPDHVDKYGRSPVKVAGKRGHFTIVRMLESYGAKPFSSLLPQSNTRSPKSSTVKSLYSTCSESNEASVSTSSASASCSPGSTAEHFHSNHSSQTSSSTAHSLATVQTVPADSLSFTQQIQQHSLPRSRFGHSTLPPPESAHGSLHSSSRRAQCSKDSPPPPTLCTVTATVHDSEQPCKGYPIGFDYPSKHKPPSLIQEERSQYEGGRWNSVMASLGVTPGQDGPKNRNCLPMGYPYELQSPAQRETREENQKMSIKSSSALSAACMVVMTTTDPQLNLKQAIKLQFEGPTSAALYKRETPL from the exons ATGAGTGGCAGCAGCCATAGCACCAGCCTACTTCGGGGCCGCCGCTTCTACTGCCGGGAATGGGCCCTGGAAAAGCTTGGGCGCTGTCTAGAGGCCAGGTCCACTCCCGGCCGGCCCCTGGGGGTCCTGGTGACTGGGGGGCCCGGGGCAGGGAAGACAGCCCTATGCACAGAGGCAGTATGGCCCACATCGGACGCAGGGCTTGGGTTGGCACCACGCTGTTTGGGGTTTCACTTCTGCCAGCGGGAGGACGGGAGGAGCCTGGCGGTGTGGAGGTTTGTCCTGGGCTTGGTGGATCAGCTGAGGGTCAGCCCCCTCCTCCCCATGGGGTACAGGGACACACTGGACACCCCCTTGGTGGCTCCCACCTTGGAGCCCCTACACTGCCAGAGGGACCCGGATGACACCTTCAAAAG ggcagTGTTATTGCCTTTGCTGGGCCTCACTCCCCCAGGGCAGCCCTTGTTTCTGGTTGTGGACTCCCTGGACTCGGGGTTTGAGTATGGGGCCGGTGAGGGGTCCTCCAGTGCTGGGGCTCCAGGGAGGAACAACTCTATCTCAGAGCTCCTGTCCAGCCACCAGCACCTCTTCCCCAGCTGGCTGCTCCTGGTCTGCTCTGTCCGCAGACAGAACAAGGCTGTGTGTAAGATGTTCTCAG gtttCCGTAAGCTGTGTCTGGACGACCTGCGGAAGCCGGCCCCAGTGCGTGACGTACAGCAGTACATCTTGCGGAGGCTGGACCAGGAAGGGGCGCTCCGCCGTCAGCTGACCCCCGAGACAGCCGACATGCTCAACCTGCTGCACATCAAGAGTGGGGGCTGCTTCCTGTTTCTGGAACGCGTTCTAGACGGCGTGGCGGGGGCCTTGGTGGGTCTCCGGGAGATCCGAGACATCCCCGGGACCCTCAACGGCCTCTACCTGTGGCTCTGCCAGAGACTCTTCCCCAGGTGCCTGTTCCTTGAGGTTAGGCCCCTCCTCAATGCCCTCCTGGCCTCCCCTAGGCCCTTCACCACCCAGGAGATCTACACCGCCACCTGGACCCAGGACATGTCCCTCAGCCCTATGGACTTCCAGAGCAGGCTGAAGGCTCTGTCTACGCTGCTTATCGACGGGCCGGGAGGCAGCAAGCTCCTGTTCCACGCTAGTTTTGCAGAGTGGCTGACGGACGTGAAGTACTGCACCCAGAAGTACCTGTGTAGCGTGTCTGAGGGACACACCATGCTGGCCATGGCTCTCACCCTGCACGCCCCACACCTTAACACAGAGGACACCTGTCAGATGGGCTCGCACCTGATCAGCTCAGGCATGCACAAGGACAAACCTGCCCTCCTGGCCCTATGGCTGTTGTGGGCAGATGTGCCCCCTTTGGCTAGCTCCTCATACCCCTCTTCCCGTGCCTCTCAGCCCCCTGTCCTGGTCAAGCAGGAGGTCCTCCAGCTGCTGATGAAGAGTGGGGTGTTCCCTCCCTCCTGCGCCCCAGACAGAGGCCCCAGCACGGGGGTACACTGTGCAGGACAAGGGGGGACCATCATCCGGCGGGTGCTGGAGAGGCAGGACTCAATGAGGGTGCTCTTGGACAGCGGGGTCAGTGTGAACCGGACCGACCCCACAGACGGACGCACCATGCTGGCCAGCGCGGCTCACGCAGGCTCAGCCGACGTTGCCATCCTGCTCCTGTCCCGAGGGGCTGACCCTTTGATCAGTGACCACCAGGGCCAGACACCCCTGACGCTGTCTGCCAGGCAGGGCCATGTTAAGGTGCTGGGGATGCTGCTGGACTGGGCCAGGGGTCAGCAGCCAGAGGCCGCCGTGAGGATGGTGGAACACGCGGACAGCGAGGGCTGGACAGCCTTACGGTCTGCGGCCTGGGGGGGTCACACTGAGGCAGTGCACCTGCTGCTAGATGCGGGGGCGGACGTGGACGGGTGTGATGCGGAGGGCCGGTCGGCGCTGAGGGCGGCAGCCTGGGGGGGTCATGAGGAGATCCTCCTCACACTGCTGGACTACAGAGCGCAGGTGGACATGGCAGACCGGGAGGGCCGCACGCCGCTGATCGCTGCCGCCTACATGGGACACAGGGAGGCAGTAGAGATCCTGCTAGACCACTGTGCGGAGGTCGACCTGGCCGATGGAGACGGACGTACTGCCCTGTCCGTGGCTTCCCTCTGTGTGCCCACAGCAGCCGGGGTCAAGGGTTATGGAGACGTGGCCAGCCTGCTGTTGGAGAGAGGGGCTGACCCGGGGCACAGGGACCGGAATGGGATGACCCCTCTGCTGCTGGCGGCGTATGAAGGTCACGAGGAGGTGGTAGAACTGTTATTAGAGGCTGGGGCCGACGTAGACGAGAGCGCCGGGCCACATGCCGCCGCCGCTTCTGCTGCTGTCACCCCACTGTTGGCGGCAGCCGCCATGGGCCATACTAAGACAGTGGGCAGGGTGCTGTTCTGGGGCGCTACGGTGGATAGCATCGATGGGGAGGGTCGTACAGCTCTGAGCCTGGCAGCAGCACAGGGCAGCGTGGAGGTGGTCAGAGCTCTCCTGGACCGAGGGCTGGATGAGAACCATAAAGATGATCTGGGCTGGACCCCACTGCACGCCGCCGCCTGCGAGGGCCACCGGGGGATATGTGCCATCCTGATGGAGAGTGGGAGCATGGCTCGTGTCGGAGAGATGGACATCGAGGGACGGACGCCCCTCATCTTGGCTGCGCAGGAGGGCCACTGTGGCACGGTGAGGCTGCTGCTGGACCACCGTTCACCCATTGACCACCGGGCGTACGACGGCCACTCTGCGCTGAGCGCCGCCGCCCTCGAGGACCACGCTGAGGTGGTGGAGCTACTGATGAGGCGGGGCACCGACACGGACGTACGGGACGCAGAGGGCCGTCCACTGCTCTACCTCCTGGTCCTGGAGGGACATCTGGACATGGCTGCCCTCCTCATAGAGAAAGGGGGCGTGCCCTTGGAGTCCCGGGACATGGAGGGGCGTACAGCGCTGCACGTGGCCACCTGGCAGGGCAACCTGGAGGCGGTGGGGCTGCTGGTGAGCCATGGGGCGGACCCTAATGCCCAGGATGGGGAGGGACGACCCCCCCTGCACTCTGTAGCCTGGCGGGGTCATGTGGCGCCTGGTCGTCTGCTGCTGGAGGTCAGGGGGGTCAACGTGGATCTGGCCTGCAGACAGCAGGGGGCCACGGCACTGAGCATCGCGGCTCAGGAGGGCCACGCCAACATCGTTGCCATGCTACTGGAGGGAGGGGCCAACCCAGACCACGTAGACAAGTACGGCCGCAGCCCCGTCAAGGTAGCCGGAAAGCGGGGCCACTTCACCATCGTCAGGATGCTGGAGAGCTACGGAGCCAAACCGTTCTCAAGCCTTCTGCCCCAATCGAACACCCGGTCACCCAAGTCATCCACTGTGAAGAGCCTGTACTCAACCTGCTCAGAGAGTAACGAGGCTAGCGTCTCCACCTCCTCAGCCTCGGCCTCCTGCTCCCCAGGCTCCACAGCCGAGCATTTCCACTCCAACCACAGCTCCCAGACATCCTCCTCCACAGCCCACTCCCTGGCCACGGTGCAGACCGTCCCTGCTGACAGCCTGTCCTTCACCCAGCAGATCCAGCAGCACTCCCTCCCCCGCAGCCGATTTGGCCATTCCACCCTGCCTCCGCCAGAATCCGCTCATGGTAGCCTGCACAGCAGCAGCCGCAGGGCCCAGTGCTCTAAGGACAGCCCTCCTCCGCCCACCCTCTGCACAGTCACGGCCACGGTACATGACTCTGAGCAGCCTTGCAAAGGCTACCCAATAGGATTCGACTATCCCAGTAAACACAAACCTCCCAGCCTGATCCAGGAGGAGAGGTCTCAGTACGAAGGGGGGAGGTGGAACTCTGTTATGGCTTCTCTAGGGGTGACGCCTGGACAAGATGGCCCCAAAAACAGGAACTGCCTCCCTATGGGCTACCCTTACGAGCTCCAGAGCCCGGCCCAGAGAGAGACACGGGAGGAGAACCAGAAGATGTCTATAAAGTCCAGTAGTGCCTTATCTGCTGCCTGCATGGTGGTCATGACGACCACGGACCCCCAGCTCAACCTGAAACAGGCCATCAAGCTGCAGTTTGAAGGGCCCACCAGCGCTGCCTTATACAAAAGAGAGACACCCCTGTGA